The proteins below come from a single Neospora caninum Liverpool complete genome, chromosome IX genomic window:
- a CDS encoding srs domain-containing protein gives MAHVRLAGAAAVEASPSASRFLPVNRVPLKLALASRLGLVFLVLLVSTAGLSGCPSSFVIQAMALEAKASECIEEGGSQTTCTCNSMEQGDPKELQATLSATKSALQLVCQNDLKCAPEELTEKQVCPENTPDLKDCKRNGQTTQCVSVTTLLTGNAEEVKWVQVTDQANTVKKMTIPKENLPYTDKKFIVGCLDQNKKNTKCKLTVTLEARESVTENQTVTCAYGKTSNPTHQTVTLSPSQNSFTLVCGSEGEVLPTEYQNTYCVSQAGKNASAECSGNYTEVIPAYESNWWKENTSSHSFTLAIPEDGFPEEATKIMVGCQKKTSQPSKEKGEPATESPTVCSVDVTIEGVASAASLSGGMGGVVSSVVSFLALLTFSACVV, from the coding sequence ATGGCGCATGTGCGTTTGGCGGGCGCAGCGGCTGTTGAGGCCTCACCGTCGGcatcgcgttttcttcctgtgaACAGAGTGCCGCTGAAATTGGCACTTGCCTCTCGCTTGGGGTTAGTTTTCTTGGTATTGCTCGTGAGCACGGCGGGGTTATCTGGTTGTCCGTCTTCCTTTGTGATCCAAGCGATGGCGTTGGAGGCAAAGGCCTCGGAGTGTAttgaagaaggcgggagtCAGACAACGTGCACCTGCAATTCGATGGAGCAAGGAGATCCAAAGGAGCTTCAGGCAACACTGTCGGCAACGAAATCTGCGCTGCAGTTGGTGTGTCAGAATGATCTGAAATGTGCACCAGAAGAACTGACCGAGAAACAGGTTTGTCCAGAAAACACGCCAGACCTGAAGGACTGCAAACGAAATGGGCAGACGACTCAATGTGTCAGTGTCACGACCCTACTCACCGGCAACGCCGAGGAAGTCAAATGGGTACAGGTCACAGATCAGGCAAACACGGTCAAGAAGATGACTATTCCCAAGGAGAATCTCCCCTACACCGACAAAAAGTTCATTGTGGGTTGCCTAGACCAAAATAAAAAGAACACCAAATGCAAGTTGACAGTGACGCttgaggcgagagaaagtgtGACTGAAAACCAGACAGTCACATGTGCGTACGGAAAGACCAGCAATCCAACACACCAAACCGTCACGTTAAGCCCCTCTCAAAACAGCTTCACTCTGGTGtgcggaagcgaaggagaagttCTCCCGACGGAATACCAAAACACGTACTGTGTTAGTCAGGCGGGAAAGAACGCCTCCGCCGAGTGTAGTGGCAATTACACAGAAGTTATCCCAGCGTACGAAAGCAACTGGTGGAAGGAAAACACAAGCAGTCACTCATTCACTCTGGCGATTCCAGAGGACGGTTTTCCGGAGGAGGCAACGAAGATTATGGTTGGCTgccagaaaaagacgagtCAGCCCTCtaaggagaaaggggaaccTGCAACCGAGTCACCGACCGTCTGCAGCGTTGATGTGACGATTGAGGGTGTGGCATCAGCCGCGTCCCTGTCTGGGGGCATGGGTGGTGTGGTCTCTTCGGTTGTTTCCTTTCTGGCGCTGTTGACATTTTCTGCTTGTGTGGTGTGA
- a CDS encoding SAG3 protein, related: MVHARLRGAAVVEASPSESHFFAVHGESLKRSLATRFVLVFLLLLASTAGLSGYPSPFVIQAAAATPNVSECVVQDSGGQTTCTCVSTDDRDPKELQATLSSTKSVLQLVCQTGLTCAPDELTQKQVCPENTPDLTKCKNDQGNPKCIDVTTLLAGSAESIGWEAVPEVKNVKAKKLSIPRENLPYSDKKFIVGCLSTPTTNNTAKCKLTVTLEARASVTDKHTVTCAYGKTSNPTHQTVKLSPSQNRFTLVCGSEGEVLPTDYKSTYCFSEEGGNAAKTCGGNYTEVIPAYESSWWNQDSSNHSFSLVIPQDSFPEEETKIVVGCGKKATGSVDRSKKETSADSSSVCSVEVTIEGVTSSASLSVDTAGAFSLVVGFASLLTGLGCVL, from the coding sequence ATGGTGCACGCGCGCctgagaggcgcggcggtcGTTGAGGCCTCACCCTCGGAGTCGCACTTTTTTGCTGTGCACGGAGAGTCACTAAAACGGTCACTAGCAACTCGCTTCGTCCTGGTTTTCTTGCTGTTACTCGCGAGCACAGCAGGGCTATCTGGTTATCCGTCACCCTTTGTGATCCAAGCAGCGGCCGCGACTCCAAATGTTTCAGAGTGTGTTGTGCAGGACAGCGGGGGTCAAACAACGTGTACCTGCGTGTCGACAGATGATAGAGATCCAAAGGAGCTTCAGGCAACACTGTCGTCAACGAAATCTGTTCTGCAGTTGGTGTGCCAAACGGGTCTAACATGTGCGCCAGACGAGCTGACCCAGAAACAAGTATGCCCAGAAAACACACCAGACCTGACGAAGTGCAAGAACGATCAGGGCAATCCTAAATGCATCGATGTCACAACCCTGCTCGCCGGCTCCGCCGAAAGCATTGGATGGGAGGCCGTTCCAGAAGTGAAAAATGTGAAAGCGAAAAAATTAAGCATTCCGCGCGAGAACCTCCCCTATAGCGACAAAAAGTTCATTGTTGGGTGCCTCTCGACTCCCACTACCAACAATACAGCCAAATGTAAATTGACTGTGACTCTTGAGGCGAGGGCAAGCGTGACAGATAAGCATACCGTCACTTGTGCCTACGGAAAGACCAGCAATCCAACACACCAAACCGTCAAGCTAAGCCCCTCGCAAAACAGGTTCACATTGGTGtgcggaagcgaaggagaagttCTCCCGACAGATTACAAGAGCACATACTGTTTTAGTGAGGAAGGAGGGAACGCCGCCAAGACGTGCGGTGGCAACTACACAGAGGTTATCCCGGCGTACGAGAGCAGTTGGTGGAATCAAGACTCAAGCAATCACTCATTTAGTTTGGTGATTCCGCAGGACAGTTTTCcggaggaggaaacgaagatcGTGGTTGGATGTGGAAAGAAAGCTACTGGGTCAGTCGACCGTTCCAAGAAGGAAACATCAGCAGATTCGTCGAGTGTGTGTAGCGTTGAGGTGACGATTGAGGGTGTGAcatcttccgcgtctttgtCTGTGGACACGGCAGGTGCCTTCTCTTTGGTTGTCGGTTTCGCGTCGCTGCTCACAGGGTTAGGTTGTGTGTTGTGA